In Myotis daubentonii chromosome 16, mMyoDau2.1, whole genome shotgun sequence, one DNA window encodes the following:
- the SLC16A5 gene encoding monocarboxylate transporter 6 isoform X3, translating to MVPSTKERPLPRWGRGDASAPSPIASLRHSRLLEWTCPPGSPVSLGPRLACLLGSTGPLCSILVGRFGCRATVMLGGVLASLGMVASSFCRTLGQLYLAAGFFTGLGLCFSFQSTITVLGFYFTRRRALANAVASVGVSLGITLWPLLARHLLEELGWRGTFLVFGGVFLHCCVCGAILRPVAPSVAPAPRKGPAVPSKTPAPGCLAACGRAVLRHLAFDILWHNAGYRVFTLGVTWMILGFPLPQVFLVPFAMRHGVDEHKAALLISIIGFSNIFLRPMAGLVAGRQNFARYRKYLFSLAVLLNGLTNLVCTVSANFRVLVGYCLVYSVSMSVVGALFFQVLMDVVPMDRFSRALGLCTILESISILISPPMAGFVLDNTDSNFSYVFYMSSFFLVSAALFMGGGFCALQKKEGQGRPAEAEAADPEPAPLRALSREDTGSSEKRPCTEEIMYVTSV from the exons ATGGTTCCCAGCACAAAGGAGAGACCACTTCCCCGCTGGGGCAGAGGCGACGCCAGCGCCCCCAGCCCCATCGCGTCTCTGCGCCACTCGCGTCTTCTGGAATGGACCTGCCCGCCCGGGAGCCCGGTCAGCCTTGGTCCCCGGCTCGCCTGTCTTCTGGGGAGCACAG GACCCCTGTGCAGCATCCTGGTGGGACGCTTCGGCTGCCGAGCCACCGTGATGCTGGGGGGcgtgctggccagcctgggcatgGTGGCCAGCTCCTTCTGCCGCACCCTCGGCCAGCTCTACCTCGCAGCCGGCTTCTTCACAG GCCTGGGCTTGTGTTTCAGTTTCCAGTCGACCATCACCGTATTGGGCTTCTATTTCACCCGCCGGCGGGCGCTGGCCAACGCTGTGGCTTCGGTGGGCGTCTCCCTGGGCATCACACTCTGGCCGCTGCTGGCCCGCCACCTCCTGGAGGAACTGGGCTGGAGGGGCACCTTCCTGGTCTTCGGGGGGGTTTTCCTCCACTGCTGCGTCTGCGGCGCCATCCTGAGGCCCGTGGCCCCCAGCGTGGCCCCTGCACCCAGAAAAGGCCCTGCTGTGCCCTCCAAGACACCGGCGCCCGGCTGCCTGGCAGCATGTGGCCGGGCCGTCCTGCGCCACCTGGCCTTCGACATCCTGTGGCACAACGCCGGCTACCGCGTGTTCACGCTGGGCGTCACGTGGATGATCCTCGGTTTCCCGCTGCCACAAGTCTTCCTGGTGCCATTCGCCATGCGGCACGGGGTCGACGAGCACAAGGCCGCCCTGCTCATCTCCATCATCGGCTTTAGCAACATCTTCCTGCGGCCCATGGCCGGGCTGGTGGCCGGCCGCCAGAACTTCGCCAGATACCGCAAGTACCTCTTCAGCCTCGCAGTTCTGCTCAACGGGCTCACCAACCTGGTGTGCACGGTGTCGGCCAACTTCCGAGTGCTGGTGGGCTACTGCCTGGTGTACAGCGTGTCCATGAGCGTGGTTGGCGCCCTCTTCTTCCAGGTCCTCATGGACGTGGTCCCCATGGATCGGTtctccagggccctgggcctcTGCACCATCCTGGAGAGCATCTCCATCCTCATCTCCCCGCCAATGGCTG GGTTTGTCCTGGACAACACTGACAGCAACTTCAGCTACGTCTTCTACATGTCTAGCTTCTTCCTGGTCTCCGCCGCCCTCTTCATGGGTGGCGGCTTCTGTGCGCTTCAGAAGaaggaggggcagggccggccggccgAGGCGGAAGCAGCCGACCCCGAGCCGGCCCCACTGCGGGCCCTCAGCAGGGAGGACACAGGCAGTTCGGAGAAGCGGCCGTGCACCGAAGAAATCATGTATGTGACCAGCGTCTGA
- the SLC16A5 gene encoding monocarboxylate transporter 6 isoform X5, which translates to MVPSTKERPLPRWGRGDASAPSPIASLRHSRLLEWTCPPGSPVSLGPRLACLLGSTGLGLCFSFQSTITVLGFYFTRRRALANAVASVGVSLGITLWPLLARHLLEELGWRGTFLVFGGVFLHCCVCGAILRPVAPSVAPAPRKGPAVPSKTPAPGCLAACGRAVLRHLAFDILWHNAGYRVFTLGVTWMILGFPLPQVFLVPFAMRHGVDEHKAALLISIIGFSNIFLRPMAGLVAGRQNFARYRKYLFSLAVLLNGLTNLVCTVSANFRVLVGYCLVYSVSMSVVGALFFQVLMDVVPMDRFSRALGLCTILESISILISPPMAGFVLDNTDSNFSYVFYMSSFFLVSAALFMGGGFCALQKKEGQGRPAEAEAADPEPAPLRALSREDTGSSEKRPCTEEIMYVTSV; encoded by the exons ATGGTTCCCAGCACAAAGGAGAGACCACTTCCCCGCTGGGGCAGAGGCGACGCCAGCGCCCCCAGCCCCATCGCGTCTCTGCGCCACTCGCGTCTTCTGGAATGGACCTGCCCGCCCGGGAGCCCGGTCAGCCTTGGTCCCCGGCTCGCCTGTCTTCTGGGGAGCACAG GCCTGGGCTTGTGTTTCAGTTTCCAGTCGACCATCACCGTATTGGGCTTCTATTTCACCCGCCGGCGGGCGCTGGCCAACGCTGTGGCTTCGGTGGGCGTCTCCCTGGGCATCACACTCTGGCCGCTGCTGGCCCGCCACCTCCTGGAGGAACTGGGCTGGAGGGGCACCTTCCTGGTCTTCGGGGGGGTTTTCCTCCACTGCTGCGTCTGCGGCGCCATCCTGAGGCCCGTGGCCCCCAGCGTGGCCCCTGCACCCAGAAAAGGCCCTGCTGTGCCCTCCAAGACACCGGCGCCCGGCTGCCTGGCAGCATGTGGCCGGGCCGTCCTGCGCCACCTGGCCTTCGACATCCTGTGGCACAACGCCGGCTACCGCGTGTTCACGCTGGGCGTCACGTGGATGATCCTCGGTTTCCCGCTGCCACAAGTCTTCCTGGTGCCATTCGCCATGCGGCACGGGGTCGACGAGCACAAGGCCGCCCTGCTCATCTCCATCATCGGCTTTAGCAACATCTTCCTGCGGCCCATGGCCGGGCTGGTGGCCGGCCGCCAGAACTTCGCCAGATACCGCAAGTACCTCTTCAGCCTCGCAGTTCTGCTCAACGGGCTCACCAACCTGGTGTGCACGGTGTCGGCCAACTTCCGAGTGCTGGTGGGCTACTGCCTGGTGTACAGCGTGTCCATGAGCGTGGTTGGCGCCCTCTTCTTCCAGGTCCTCATGGACGTGGTCCCCATGGATCGGTtctccagggccctgggcctcTGCACCATCCTGGAGAGCATCTCCATCCTCATCTCCCCGCCAATGGCTG GGTTTGTCCTGGACAACACTGACAGCAACTTCAGCTACGTCTTCTACATGTCTAGCTTCTTCCTGGTCTCCGCCGCCCTCTTCATGGGTGGCGGCTTCTGTGCGCTTCAGAAGaaggaggggcagggccggccggccgAGGCGGAAGCAGCCGACCCCGAGCCGGCCCCACTGCGGGCCCTCAGCAGGGAGGACACAGGCAGTTCGGAGAAGCGGCCGTGCACCGAAGAAATCATGTATGTGACCAGCGTCTGA
- the SLC16A5 gene encoding monocarboxylate transporter 6 isoform X2 produces the protein MWAAGLGRKRGFHVSERFLSPHGSSLGLELKGGRLWEQELLGPVASRRPKLLPLPAEPGAPRPGPLCSILVGRFGCRATVMLGGVLASLGMVASSFCRTLGQLYLAAGFFTGLGLCFSFQSTITVLGFYFTRRRALANAVASVGVSLGITLWPLLARHLLEELGWRGTFLVFGGVFLHCCVCGAILRPVAPSVAPAPRKGPAVPSKTPAPGCLAACGRAVLRHLAFDILWHNAGYRVFTLGVTWMILGFPLPQVFLVPFAMRHGVDEHKAALLISIIGFSNIFLRPMAGLVAGRQNFARYRKYLFSLAVLLNGLTNLVCTVSANFRVLVGYCLVYSVSMSVVGALFFQVLMDVVPMDRFSRALGLCTILESISILISPPMAGFVLDNTDSNFSYVFYMSSFFLVSAALFMGGGFCALQKKEGQGRPAEAEAADPEPAPLRALSREDTGSSEKRPCTEEIMYVTSV, from the exons ATGTGGGCTGCTGGGCTTGGCAGGAAGAGGGGGTTTCATGTTTCTGAGCGTTTTCTGAGTCCCCATGGATcttccctgggcctggagctaaaaggagggaggctgtgggaaCAGGAGCTCCTGGGACCCGTGGCTTCCCGGAGGCCAAAGTTGCTCCCACTGCCTGCTGAACCTGGAGCCCCGAGACCAG GACCCCTGTGCAGCATCCTGGTGGGACGCTTCGGCTGCCGAGCCACCGTGATGCTGGGGGGcgtgctggccagcctgggcatgGTGGCCAGCTCCTTCTGCCGCACCCTCGGCCAGCTCTACCTCGCAGCCGGCTTCTTCACAG GCCTGGGCTTGTGTTTCAGTTTCCAGTCGACCATCACCGTATTGGGCTTCTATTTCACCCGCCGGCGGGCGCTGGCCAACGCTGTGGCTTCGGTGGGCGTCTCCCTGGGCATCACACTCTGGCCGCTGCTGGCCCGCCACCTCCTGGAGGAACTGGGCTGGAGGGGCACCTTCCTGGTCTTCGGGGGGGTTTTCCTCCACTGCTGCGTCTGCGGCGCCATCCTGAGGCCCGTGGCCCCCAGCGTGGCCCCTGCACCCAGAAAAGGCCCTGCTGTGCCCTCCAAGACACCGGCGCCCGGCTGCCTGGCAGCATGTGGCCGGGCCGTCCTGCGCCACCTGGCCTTCGACATCCTGTGGCACAACGCCGGCTACCGCGTGTTCACGCTGGGCGTCACGTGGATGATCCTCGGTTTCCCGCTGCCACAAGTCTTCCTGGTGCCATTCGCCATGCGGCACGGGGTCGACGAGCACAAGGCCGCCCTGCTCATCTCCATCATCGGCTTTAGCAACATCTTCCTGCGGCCCATGGCCGGGCTGGTGGCCGGCCGCCAGAACTTCGCCAGATACCGCAAGTACCTCTTCAGCCTCGCAGTTCTGCTCAACGGGCTCACCAACCTGGTGTGCACGGTGTCGGCCAACTTCCGAGTGCTGGTGGGCTACTGCCTGGTGTACAGCGTGTCCATGAGCGTGGTTGGCGCCCTCTTCTTCCAGGTCCTCATGGACGTGGTCCCCATGGATCGGTtctccagggccctgggcctcTGCACCATCCTGGAGAGCATCTCCATCCTCATCTCCCCGCCAATGGCTG GGTTTGTCCTGGACAACACTGACAGCAACTTCAGCTACGTCTTCTACATGTCTAGCTTCTTCCTGGTCTCCGCCGCCCTCTTCATGGGTGGCGGCTTCTGTGCGCTTCAGAAGaaggaggggcagggccggccggccgAGGCGGAAGCAGCCGACCCCGAGCCGGCCCCACTGCGGGCCCTCAGCAGGGAGGACACAGGCAGTTCGGAGAAGCGGCCGTGCACCGAAGAAATCATGTATGTGACCAGCGTCTGA
- the SLC16A5 gene encoding monocarboxylate transporter 6 isoform X4, which translates to MPQALERTEGCWAWVVLLAAVVAQGLTLGFPTCIGIFFTELQREFQANNSETSWFPSILTAMLHAGGLGLCFSFQSTITVLGFYFTRRRALANAVASVGVSLGITLWPLLARHLLEELGWRGTFLVFGGVFLHCCVCGAILRPVAPSVAPAPRKGPAVPSKTPAPGCLAACGRAVLRHLAFDILWHNAGYRVFTLGVTWMILGFPLPQVFLVPFAMRHGVDEHKAALLISIIGFSNIFLRPMAGLVAGRQNFARYRKYLFSLAVLLNGLTNLVCTVSANFRVLVGYCLVYSVSMSVVGALFFQVLMDVVPMDRFSRALGLCTILESISILISPPMAGFVLDNTDSNFSYVFYMSSFFLVSAALFMGGGFCALQKKEGQGRPAEAEAADPEPAPLRALSREDTGSSEKRPCTEEIMYVTSV; encoded by the exons ATGCCCCAGGCCCTGGAGCGcactgagggctgctgggcctgggtggtcCTGCTGGCCGCCGTGGTGGCCCAGGGCCTCACCCTGGGTTTCCCCACGTGTATCGGCATCTTCTTCACTGAGCTACAGCGGGAGTTCCAGGCCAACAACagcgagacctcctggttcccctcCATCCTGACGGCCATGCTCCACGCGGGGG GCCTGGGCTTGTGTTTCAGTTTCCAGTCGACCATCACCGTATTGGGCTTCTATTTCACCCGCCGGCGGGCGCTGGCCAACGCTGTGGCTTCGGTGGGCGTCTCCCTGGGCATCACACTCTGGCCGCTGCTGGCCCGCCACCTCCTGGAGGAACTGGGCTGGAGGGGCACCTTCCTGGTCTTCGGGGGGGTTTTCCTCCACTGCTGCGTCTGCGGCGCCATCCTGAGGCCCGTGGCCCCCAGCGTGGCCCCTGCACCCAGAAAAGGCCCTGCTGTGCCCTCCAAGACACCGGCGCCCGGCTGCCTGGCAGCATGTGGCCGGGCCGTCCTGCGCCACCTGGCCTTCGACATCCTGTGGCACAACGCCGGCTACCGCGTGTTCACGCTGGGCGTCACGTGGATGATCCTCGGTTTCCCGCTGCCACAAGTCTTCCTGGTGCCATTCGCCATGCGGCACGGGGTCGACGAGCACAAGGCCGCCCTGCTCATCTCCATCATCGGCTTTAGCAACATCTTCCTGCGGCCCATGGCCGGGCTGGTGGCCGGCCGCCAGAACTTCGCCAGATACCGCAAGTACCTCTTCAGCCTCGCAGTTCTGCTCAACGGGCTCACCAACCTGGTGTGCACGGTGTCGGCCAACTTCCGAGTGCTGGTGGGCTACTGCCTGGTGTACAGCGTGTCCATGAGCGTGGTTGGCGCCCTCTTCTTCCAGGTCCTCATGGACGTGGTCCCCATGGATCGGTtctccagggccctgggcctcTGCACCATCCTGGAGAGCATCTCCATCCTCATCTCCCCGCCAATGGCTG GGTTTGTCCTGGACAACACTGACAGCAACTTCAGCTACGTCTTCTACATGTCTAGCTTCTTCCTGGTCTCCGCCGCCCTCTTCATGGGTGGCGGCTTCTGTGCGCTTCAGAAGaaggaggggcagggccggccggccgAGGCGGAAGCAGCCGACCCCGAGCCGGCCCCACTGCGGGCCCTCAGCAGGGAGGACACAGGCAGTTCGGAGAAGCGGCCGTGCACCGAAGAAATCATGTATGTGACCAGCGTCTGA
- the SLC16A5 gene encoding monocarboxylate transporter 6 isoform X1 has product MPQALERTEGCWAWVVLLAAVVAQGLTLGFPTCIGIFFTELQREFQANNSETSWFPSILTAMLHAGGPLCSILVGRFGCRATVMLGGVLASLGMVASSFCRTLGQLYLAAGFFTGLGLCFSFQSTITVLGFYFTRRRALANAVASVGVSLGITLWPLLARHLLEELGWRGTFLVFGGVFLHCCVCGAILRPVAPSVAPAPRKGPAVPSKTPAPGCLAACGRAVLRHLAFDILWHNAGYRVFTLGVTWMILGFPLPQVFLVPFAMRHGVDEHKAALLISIIGFSNIFLRPMAGLVAGRQNFARYRKYLFSLAVLLNGLTNLVCTVSANFRVLVGYCLVYSVSMSVVGALFFQVLMDVVPMDRFSRALGLCTILESISILISPPMAGFVLDNTDSNFSYVFYMSSFFLVSAALFMGGGFCALQKKEGQGRPAEAEAADPEPAPLRALSREDTGSSEKRPCTEEIMYVTSV; this is encoded by the exons ATGCCCCAGGCCCTGGAGCGcactgagggctgctgggcctgggtggtcCTGCTGGCCGCCGTGGTGGCCCAGGGCCTCACCCTGGGTTTCCCCACGTGTATCGGCATCTTCTTCACTGAGCTACAGCGGGAGTTCCAGGCCAACAACagcgagacctcctggttcccctcCATCCTGACGGCCATGCTCCACGCGGGGG GACCCCTGTGCAGCATCCTGGTGGGACGCTTCGGCTGCCGAGCCACCGTGATGCTGGGGGGcgtgctggccagcctgggcatgGTGGCCAGCTCCTTCTGCCGCACCCTCGGCCAGCTCTACCTCGCAGCCGGCTTCTTCACAG GCCTGGGCTTGTGTTTCAGTTTCCAGTCGACCATCACCGTATTGGGCTTCTATTTCACCCGCCGGCGGGCGCTGGCCAACGCTGTGGCTTCGGTGGGCGTCTCCCTGGGCATCACACTCTGGCCGCTGCTGGCCCGCCACCTCCTGGAGGAACTGGGCTGGAGGGGCACCTTCCTGGTCTTCGGGGGGGTTTTCCTCCACTGCTGCGTCTGCGGCGCCATCCTGAGGCCCGTGGCCCCCAGCGTGGCCCCTGCACCCAGAAAAGGCCCTGCTGTGCCCTCCAAGACACCGGCGCCCGGCTGCCTGGCAGCATGTGGCCGGGCCGTCCTGCGCCACCTGGCCTTCGACATCCTGTGGCACAACGCCGGCTACCGCGTGTTCACGCTGGGCGTCACGTGGATGATCCTCGGTTTCCCGCTGCCACAAGTCTTCCTGGTGCCATTCGCCATGCGGCACGGGGTCGACGAGCACAAGGCCGCCCTGCTCATCTCCATCATCGGCTTTAGCAACATCTTCCTGCGGCCCATGGCCGGGCTGGTGGCCGGCCGCCAGAACTTCGCCAGATACCGCAAGTACCTCTTCAGCCTCGCAGTTCTGCTCAACGGGCTCACCAACCTGGTGTGCACGGTGTCGGCCAACTTCCGAGTGCTGGTGGGCTACTGCCTGGTGTACAGCGTGTCCATGAGCGTGGTTGGCGCCCTCTTCTTCCAGGTCCTCATGGACGTGGTCCCCATGGATCGGTtctccagggccctgggcctcTGCACCATCCTGGAGAGCATCTCCATCCTCATCTCCCCGCCAATGGCTG GGTTTGTCCTGGACAACACTGACAGCAACTTCAGCTACGTCTTCTACATGTCTAGCTTCTTCCTGGTCTCCGCCGCCCTCTTCATGGGTGGCGGCTTCTGTGCGCTTCAGAAGaaggaggggcagggccggccggccgAGGCGGAAGCAGCCGACCCCGAGCCGGCCCCACTGCGGGCCCTCAGCAGGGAGGACACAGGCAGTTCGGAGAAGCGGCCGTGCACCGAAGAAATCATGTATGTGACCAGCGTCTGA